In a single window of the Zea mays cultivar B73 chromosome 5, Zm-B73-REFERENCE-NAM-5.0, whole genome shotgun sequence genome:
- the LOC100277615 gene encoding uncharacterized protein LOC100277615, with protein sequence MSGDGDARGLEAAAATAAEAARELREAAAALVATRAAEEDALRRRAVALEADVRRLQASLHALDPSTLDKVEEELERARVAITDSDVASFLPSKRNGKFLKTFLGPVNVRVARKEDKLKIKDEYNNYRDRTAYKFLLFPSILLLLRWWIWDGCLPALAVQIYQAWLLYLYTSFALRENVLIANGSDIRPWWIYHHYLAMLMALISLTWEIKGQPDCSSKQRGVQLFLRWAIMQGIAMHLQNRYQRQRLRTRIALGKAKRMDVVAGETAGVEGQLLLLYPVLFILQGFEAYVGVLLLQTALHGLASEWQVLVCGILLVVMAVGNFVHTMETLVLKLRFKAKMKKAKSRQDRPHQN encoded by the exons ATGTCAGGCGACGGCGACGCGCGCGGCCTCGAGGCAGCGGCGGCCACCGCGGCAGAGGCGGCGCGGGAGCTGCGCGAGGCGGCCGCGGCCCTCGTCGCCACCCGCGCCGCTGAGGAGGACGCGCTGCGCCGCCGCGCCGTGGCGCTCGAAGCCGACGTCCGCCGCCTCCAGGCCTCGCTCCACGCCCTCGATCCCTCCACGCTCGACAAG GTCGAGGAGGAATTGGAGCGTGCCAGGGTGGCAATCACGGATAGTGATGTGGCTTCGTTTCTTCCCAGCAAGCGGAATG GCAAGTTTCTTAAGACATTTCTAGGCCCTGTGAATGTGCGGGTGGCGAGGAAGGAAGATAAACTCAAAATCAAGGATGAGTACAACAATTATAGG GATAGGACAGCCTATAAGTTTCTGTTATTTCCATCTATCCTCCTCCTACTGAGATGGTGGATATGGGATGGATGCCTTCCAGCATTGGCTGTTCAAATTTACCAG GCTTGGTTACTATACCTGTACACAAGCTTTGCTTTGCGTGAGAATGTATTAATTGCGAATGGAAGTGACATTCGTCCATG GTGGATATATCATCACTATCTAGCAATGCTGATGGCTCTTATTAGCCTTACATGGGAGATAAAGGGACAGCCTGATTGTTCTAGCAAGCAG AGGGGGGTGCAACTTTTCTTGCGCTGGGCAATCATGCAAGGCATTGCAATGCATCTACAGAATAGATACCAGCGGCAAAGATTGCGTACTCGAATAGCTCTAGGAAAG GCTAAAAGAATGGATGTCGTTGCTGGCGAAACAGCTGGTGTGGAGGGGCAGCTCTTGCTGCTATATCCTGTCCTTTTCATATTACAG GGTTTCGAAGCATATGTTGGAGTTTTGCTTCTTCAGACGGCTTTGCATGGGCTTGCTTCCGAATGGCAG GTCTTAGTCTGCGGGATCTTGCTGGTGGTTATGGCAGTCGGCAACTTTGTCCACACTATGGAGACACTGGTACTGAAACTGAGGTTTAAAGCAAAGATGAAGAAAGCGAAGAGCAGACAGGATCGCCCGCATCAAAATTGA
- the LOC100272878 gene encoding putative protein kinase superfamily protein → MDVAVALSLLFCCVLLLASGAIAFLLIRHFLASGAEARAAAPRHRQPPPAANQQQQRAASIAVKKEEEEAPRRLAWREVEALTGGFDESAVVGRGGSSAVYLARLLDGSPVAVKVHRWCGGERRLRAFRQELDLLRRLRHPNIVALLAYSDDHEEEGALVLEYLAGGTLADALHGTAAAPLPWAQRMRALHDVACALEHLHCGGGGGTSTAVVHGDVSASNVLLFDGGARLCDLGSACEGFSAAVAPARAAVGSPGYADPFFLRTGIVSTKSDVYGFGVLLLEAVTGLPPASEAQNLTARILPRVRERGVAGLVDGRLGDGGLDEEEAASVAELAVECLAAQPGLRPSMAQVRAAIAEKAARSIAKAGYGHHIQLSKLLELT, encoded by the exons ATGGACGTGGCCGTGGCGCTCTCCTTGCTCTTCTGCTGCGTCCTCCTGCTGGCCTCCGGCGCCATCGCCTTCCTCCTCATCCGCCACTTCCTGGCCTCCGGCGCCGAGGCGCGAGCAGCAGCGCCACGCCATCGTCAGCCACCGCCAGCGgccaaccagcagcagcagcgagCAGCGTCAATAGCCGTCaagaaggaggaggaggaggcgccgCGGCGGCTGGCGTGGCGGGAGGTggaggcgctgacaggcgggttcGACGAGTCCGCCGTGGTGGGCCGCGGCGGCTCCAGCGCAGTCTACCTCGCCAGGCTCCTTGACGGCTCGCCCGTCGCCGTCAAGGTGCACCGCTGGTGCGGCGGCGAGCGCCGGCTGCGCGCCTTCCGGCAGGAGCTGGACCTGCTCCGCCGCCTCCGACACCCCAACATCGTCGCGCTCCTCGCCTACTCCGACGACCACG AGGAAGAAGGCGCGCTGGTGCTGGAGTACCTCGCCGGCGGCACGCTGGCGGACGCGCTCCACGGCACGGCGGCCGCCCCGCTGCCGTGGGCGCAGCGCATGCGCGCCCTCCACGACGTGGCGTGCGCGTTGGAGCACCTgcactgcggcggcggcggcggcacctCCACCGCCGTGGTGCACGGCGACGTGTCGGCGTCCAACGTGCTCCTCTTCGACGGCGGCGCGCGGCTCTGCGACCTGGGCTCCGCCTGCGAGGGCTTCTCGGCGGCCGTGGCGCCGGCGCGCGCCGCCGTGGGATCGCCGGGCTACGCCGACCCCTTCTTCCTCCGCACGGGCATCGTGTCCACCAAGTCCGACGTGTACGGCTTCGGCGTACTGCTGCTCGAGGCCGTCACCGGCCTGCCGCCGGCGTCCGAGGCCCAGAACCTGACGGCGCGGATCCTGCCGCGGGTCAGGGAGCGCGGGGTGGCGGGGCTCGTCGACGGCaggctcggggacggcgggctCGACGAGGAGGAGGCCGCCAGCGTGGCCGAGCTCGCCGTGGAGTGCCTGGCCGCGCAGCCCGGGCTCCGGCCGTCGATGGCGCAGGTGCGCGCCGCCATCGCGGAGAAAGCGGCGAGGTCCATCGCCAAGGCGGGTTACGGCCACCATATCCAGCTCAGCAAGCTGCTGGAGCTCACATGA